In Sporosarcina luteola, a single window of DNA contains:
- the cls gene encoding cardiolipin synthase, with protein sequence MASFVTITLTSIFILNIFLAIALIFLERRDPTATWAWLLVLFFVPLFGFIIYLLFGRKLRRKHSSRWEGKNRIGIETLIDYQIESIEKGTFDFRLDDTALYQDMIYLHLRNNHAVLTQDNDVQVFNDGVAKFDALLKDLENAKDHIHFQYYILRLDSLGNRILDVLIKKAKQGVKVRVLFDDIGSRGLRTKHLKELINCGGEVAAFFPAILPLINPRLNYRNHRKVVVIDGRIGYVGGFNVGDEYLGLDKRFGYWRDTHLRIEGSALHPLQTRFILDWNQATELDDIEYAERYFPAIPRKGSVGLQIVSSGPDAEWEQIKDGYLKMIFLAKEYIYIQTPYFIPDVSFLDALRIACLSGVDVRIMIPNKPDHMFVYWATYSNVGKLLRAGAKVYIYENGFIHSKQIVVDDEVSTVGTANIDVRSFKLNFEINAFIYDREKSHELAELFEQDMQLSTELTYDMYLERTRWIKIKESVSRLLSPIL encoded by the coding sequence ATGGCAAGTTTTGTTACGATTACCTTAACATCCATTTTCATATTGAACATTTTCCTTGCGATTGCGCTGATTTTCCTCGAAAGAAGAGATCCCACAGCAACATGGGCTTGGCTTCTCGTTTTATTCTTCGTACCACTATTTGGTTTTATCATCTATTTACTATTCGGAAGAAAATTACGAAGAAAGCACTCGTCCAGATGGGAAGGGAAAAATCGGATCGGCATTGAGACATTGATCGATTACCAAATTGAATCCATCGAGAAAGGGACATTCGATTTCAGACTGGATGACACAGCACTTTACCAAGACATGATTTACCTCCATCTTCGAAATAACCACGCAGTACTGACACAGGACAATGATGTTCAGGTTTTTAATGACGGCGTTGCAAAATTCGATGCCTTGCTGAAAGATCTTGAAAACGCAAAAGACCATATCCATTTTCAATATTATATTCTGCGGTTGGACTCTTTAGGCAACCGCATTCTGGACGTTCTTATCAAAAAGGCGAAGCAAGGTGTGAAAGTTCGTGTCCTGTTTGACGATATCGGCTCGCGTGGACTCCGCACTAAGCACTTGAAAGAATTGATCAACTGCGGAGGCGAAGTGGCCGCGTTCTTCCCAGCCATCCTCCCGCTAATCAACCCCAGGCTCAATTACCGGAATCACCGCAAAGTCGTTGTCATCGATGGGCGCATCGGTTATGTCGGAGGTTTCAATGTCGGTGACGAATACTTGGGGCTGGATAAAAGATTCGGCTATTGGCGCGATACGCATCTCCGTATTGAAGGCAGTGCACTTCATCCGTTGCAAACAAGGTTCATCCTCGATTGGAACCAAGCGACTGAATTGGATGATATCGAATACGCGGAGCGCTATTTCCCTGCAATTCCACGAAAAGGATCCGTCGGGCTGCAAATCGTGTCAAGCGGCCCCGATGCCGAATGGGAGCAGATCAAGGACGGTTATTTAAAGATGATTTTCCTGGCGAAGGAGTATATTTACATTCAGACGCCGTACTTCATTCCAGACGTGAGTTTCCTTGATGCATTGCGGATTGCATGTCTATCAGGGGTGGATGTCCGCATCATGATCCCGAATAAGCCGGACCATATGTTTGTCTACTGGGCGACGTATTCCAATGTCGGTAAACTATTGCGAGCGGGCGCGAAAGTGTATATTTATGAAAATGGGTTCATCCACTCGAAGCAGATTGTCGTCGACGATGAAGTATCCACAGTCGGAACTGCGAACATCGACGTCCGAAGCTTTAAGCTTAATTTCGAAATCAACGCGTTCATATATGACCGCGAAAAATCCCATGAGCTCGCCGAACTATTCGAACAGGATATGCAATTATCGACGGAGCTGACGTACGATATGTATTTGGAGCGAACACGATGGATCAAGATCAAAGAATCTGTTTCGAGATTATTGTCGCCGATCCTGTGA
- a CDS encoding FtsW/RodA/SpoVE family cell cycle protein yields the protein MNLDKKPVDRFDWPLAFILLLFFVISIIAIASAQTTGQYKINSIPVNFIPSQIQWYVIGSIIIAITMYLEPEQYKKAAWIIYGGGVFLLVTLFILPESMELVSRRNGAKSWFHLPFGIGSIQPAEFMKTFFIIGMARTITNHHERYLEKTLQTDFLLLGKIAAVFLLPFSFIMLQPDLGTGLVFIAITVALVIVAGITWRIILPIFAVTATLGGTLLWMALYAQEFMAKLGFKPYHFERIYSWLDPYSYASNEGLHLITSLNAIGSGEIFGKGFKGREVYVAESHTDFIFSVIGEDWGFIGASLVICLYFFLIYHMTKITLELKDPFSTYICAGIIAMITFHVFENIGMTTQLLPITGIPLPFISYGGSSLMGNMLAIGLVFSMKFHHRTYMFSSDDEE from the coding sequence ATGAATTTAGATAAAAAACCTGTAGATCGATTCGATTGGCCGCTTGCTTTCATCCTGTTGCTATTCTTCGTAATCAGCATCATCGCCATCGCATCCGCTCAGACGACAGGACAATATAAGATAAACTCCATTCCGGTAAATTTCATCCCGTCACAGATCCAATGGTATGTCATCGGCTCTATCATAATCGCCATCACAATGTACTTGGAGCCGGAACAATATAAGAAAGCTGCCTGGATCATCTACGGTGGCGGCGTATTTCTCTTGGTAACGCTTTTCATTTTGCCTGAAAGCATGGAACTTGTCTCCCGCAGAAATGGCGCGAAAAGCTGGTTCCACCTGCCATTCGGCATCGGCAGCATCCAGCCCGCTGAATTCATGAAGACGTTTTTCATCATCGGCATGGCGCGCACGATAACGAATCACCACGAACGCTATTTGGAAAAGACGTTGCAGACCGATTTTTTGCTGCTCGGTAAAATCGCCGCAGTCTTCCTCCTTCCGTTCTCGTTCATCATGCTGCAGCCCGATTTAGGAACCGGGCTAGTCTTCATTGCCATCACTGTCGCATTGGTCATCGTGGCAGGCATCACTTGGCGCATCATCCTACCGATTTTCGCTGTAACCGCAACTCTGGGAGGAACACTGCTTTGGATGGCACTATACGCGCAGGAATTTATGGCGAAGCTCGGTTTCAAACCGTACCACTTTGAACGGATCTATTCATGGCTCGATCCGTATTCCTATGCGTCGAATGAAGGGCTCCATCTCATCACTTCCTTGAATGCAATCGGATCAGGGGAGATATTCGGAAAAGGGTTCAAAGGGCGCGAAGTGTATGTCGCAGAAAGCCATACCGATTTCATCTTCAGCGTCATCGGGGAAGACTGGGGCTTCATTGGCGCAAGCCTCGTCATTTGCCTATACTTCTTCCTGATTTATCATATGACGAAGATCACGCTCGAACTGAAGGATCCTTTCAGTACATACATTTGCGCTGGCATCATCGCAATGATCACGTTCCACGTATTTGAAAATATCGGCATGACGACCCAGCTATTGCCGATAACGGGTATTCCCCTCCCGTTCATTAGTTACGGAGGCAGCTCATTGATGGGCAATATGCTCGCCATCGGCCTCGTCTTCAGCATGAAATTCCATCACCGGACGTACATGTTCAGCTCGGATGATGAGGAATAA
- a CDS encoding MFS transporter — MKKPILLLMSVQFFVYLGFGIIIPVLPEVIVQQGLSEIHVGGLLTVYSLASFFTAPLWGSLSDRVGRKKLILIGLLGFSLSFFLFAFFIHNLTLLYLSRVVGGIFSGALYTAVTGFVGDMTTEENRNKYMGLLGMSIGLGFIFGPAIGGVLGDISLQTPFIASGILTLLLLVYAGIILKEPERTGEVNKRALLPKGGMMLWHYRIRNLFLLSFMVTLILAGIESTFQLFQISAIEITPKQIGYLFMASGFVDAAIQGGVVRRVKNGTETKWILGGQVITAIGLILIPFTGSLFWAGVALSIFTAGNALTRTILVSLTSKESGGKYGTAAGMTYSMDNMGRIIGPLLFTWLLTTMNGGIYFISAALAVISIVLIFMYRKSSKTLRNA; from the coding sequence ATGAAAAAACCAATTCTACTCTTAATGTCTGTTCAATTTTTCGTATATCTAGGTTTCGGCATCATCATCCCTGTTTTGCCGGAAGTGATTGTGCAGCAGGGTCTATCCGAAATCCATGTTGGCGGATTGCTGACGGTTTATTCTCTCGCATCTTTTTTCACCGCTCCGCTATGGGGTTCATTATCCGACCGTGTCGGGCGCAAGAAACTAATACTAATTGGGCTTCTTGGCTTCAGCCTGAGTTTTTTCCTGTTCGCATTCTTCATTCATAACCTAACGTTGCTGTACCTTTCCCGTGTCGTCGGTGGGATTTTCTCGGGGGCATTGTACACAGCGGTTACCGGGTTTGTAGGGGATATGACGACGGAAGAGAATCGGAATAAATATATGGGATTGCTCGGCATGTCGATCGGACTTGGCTTCATTTTCGGTCCTGCGATCGGCGGCGTGCTCGGCGACATTAGCCTGCAAACTCCATTTATCGCGTCCGGCATATTAACGCTGCTTCTTCTAGTCTACGCGGGAATCATTCTGAAAGAGCCGGAGCGTACTGGCGAGGTGAATAAACGGGCATTGCTCCCGAAAGGCGGTATGATGCTGTGGCACTATCGGATACGGAACTTGTTCCTACTCTCCTTCATGGTGACATTGATTTTGGCAGGAATCGAATCCACATTCCAATTGTTCCAGATTTCCGCAATCGAAATCACCCCTAAGCAAATCGGCTATTTGTTCATGGCAAGCGGATTTGTAGACGCGGCCATTCAAGGCGGTGTCGTCCGTCGGGTGAAGAACGGGACGGAAACGAAATGGATCTTGGGCGGCCAAGTCATTACGGCCATTGGACTGATCTTGATTCCGTTCACAGGTAGTCTCTTCTGGGCAGGTGTTGCGCTCAGTATCTTCACAGCAGGTAACGCACTCACGCGGACAATCCTCGTTTCGTTGACGTCAAAGGAATCCGGCGGGAAGTATGGAACTGCTGCCGGCATGACGTATTCAATGGACAATATGGGACGGATCATTGGACCGCTTTTATTCACATGGCTACTCACGACAATGAACGGCGGGATATACTTTATATCCGCAGCACTCGCAGTCATTTCAATCGTCCTCATTTTCATGTATCGCAAATCTTCGAAGACATTGCGCAACGCATAA
- a CDS encoding MFS transporter — translation MSEAMKLKRATYHLWTFTISKLIASFGAQVYAFAVSFYILQLTGSATSFATNLICSILPRTLVAPFAGYVADRYSRKAIVITAQIASTIAIGGLLTVSVVSGISLVAIYITTAILAVTSTFSGVTFSSSITGLVDENRIQKAMSLNQMSISFAAIGSPAIAGVLYGTVTMPVFLVMYMSASMIAVLLESTMNFNLFARRKEVVEGEPKESMLQSMKAGLSYLRLQPVVMAIIWISLFINFLFGAFMVGYSFILIEKMKMAPEHFGFTEGAFAVGMLLMSIYLSIRKEVKFPLLVGKRGIIGMSLIMSGIAFPLIIAMPYPGMVVYYATLMFSFGLIQIIVNTPMMVMMQKMIDDDYKGRVFSILETMAMALMPLGMVLYGFLYDILPAQWILIVSSLLLIGVVLVLARPSVVRMAHPELDKTKILKTEMVQEQ, via the coding sequence TTGAGTGAAGCAATGAAATTGAAGAGAGCAACGTACCACCTGTGGACATTTACAATCAGTAAGCTTATTGCATCGTTCGGGGCGCAGGTGTATGCGTTTGCCGTAAGTTTTTATATTTTGCAATTGACGGGGTCAGCGACGAGCTTTGCGACGAACCTGATTTGCAGCATCTTGCCGCGTACGTTAGTCGCGCCATTTGCGGGTTATGTCGCAGATAGGTATTCAAGAAAGGCGATTGTCATAACGGCACAAATTGCTTCCACCATAGCGATAGGCGGCCTTCTCACAGTCAGCGTAGTCTCGGGAATTTCGCTAGTTGCCATTTATATCACCACAGCAATATTGGCTGTCACGTCCACGTTTTCAGGGGTGACATTCAGCTCGTCGATAACAGGCCTTGTCGATGAAAATCGAATTCAAAAGGCAATGTCACTTAACCAAATGTCGATTTCGTTCGCAGCAATCGGCAGCCCGGCAATTGCGGGCGTGTTATATGGAACGGTCACAATGCCGGTATTCCTTGTGATGTACATGTCGGCATCGATGATTGCAGTTCTTCTTGAATCGACGATGAATTTCAATCTGTTCGCAAGAAGGAAAGAAGTTGTAGAAGGGGAACCGAAAGAGTCGATGTTGCAAAGTATGAAAGCCGGGCTTTCCTATTTGAGATTGCAGCCGGTTGTCATGGCAATCATTTGGATCTCATTATTCATCAACTTCCTATTCGGTGCGTTCATGGTCGGTTATTCATTCATCCTTATCGAAAAGATGAAAATGGCGCCAGAGCACTTCGGCTTTACCGAAGGGGCATTCGCAGTCGGGATGCTGCTCATGTCGATTTACTTATCGATACGGAAAGAAGTGAAGTTCCCGCTATTGGTTGGAAAGCGGGGAATTATCGGAATGTCCTTGATCATGAGCGGAATAGCATTTCCGCTTATCATAGCCATGCCATATCCAGGGATGGTCGTCTACTATGCAACTCTCATGTTCAGCTTCGGATTGATACAGATTATCGTCAATACACCGATGATGGTCATGATGCAAAAGATGATTGACGACGATTACAAAGGACGCGTCTTTTCGATTCTCGAAACGATGGCTATGGCGCTTATGCCGTTAGGAATGGTATTGTACGGATTTCTGTATGATATTTTACCGGCACAATGGATTCTGATCGTGTCCAGTCTGTTGCTCATTGGAGTTGTCCTCGTGCTGGCAAGACCGTCAGTCGTACGGATGGCGCATCCGGAGTTGGATAAAACAAAAATCTTAAAAACGGAAATGGTGCAAGAACAGTAA
- a CDS encoding L-cystine transporter has translation MHRKNVSFSKRVFTGLGLGIVFGFILNIAYGADSEVLAESVSWFNVVGTGYVKLLQMIVVPLVFISILGAFTKVTIGKNFGKMAGMILGILVGTTAIAAAIGISASLLFGLDASEIVQGEAEAARGVSIEERSADMAGKALPDQILELLPANPFLDFTGARPTSTIGVVIFAAFLGFAYLALVRRDEENANLVKKGIDALYSLIMGVVRIVLRLTPYGILAIIARTVATSDFAAIFSLGKFVLASYAALLVMFLIHLIIITVSGLNPVTYVKKTAEALLFAFSSRSSAGTLPLNIKTQTDRLGVPDGIANFAGSFGLSIGQNGCAGVYPAMLAVMIAPTVGQNPLEPTFLITLIVIVAISSFGVAGVGGGATFAAILVLSALNLPVALAGLLISVEPLIDMGRTALNVSGSMTAGVTTARVNGELDKEIFNGSIEHQSIEA, from the coding sequence ATGCATCGCAAAAACGTTTCGTTTTCAAAAAGGGTTTTTACAGGTCTCGGGCTAGGAATCGTTTTCGGGTTCATCTTGAATATCGCATACGGCGCCGACTCAGAAGTGCTGGCGGAATCGGTCAGTTGGTTTAATGTCGTAGGAACTGGCTACGTTAAGCTTCTTCAAATGATTGTCGTTCCTCTTGTGTTCATATCGATTCTTGGTGCGTTCACAAAAGTGACGATCGGCAAAAACTTCGGTAAGATGGCTGGAATGATTTTAGGGATTCTTGTCGGTACGACTGCGATTGCTGCAGCGATCGGTATTTCGGCATCGTTGCTGTTCGGACTGGATGCCTCTGAAATTGTTCAAGGCGAGGCGGAAGCTGCTCGTGGCGTTTCCATCGAGGAACGTTCCGCAGATATGGCTGGCAAAGCATTGCCGGATCAAATTCTGGAACTCTTGCCAGCGAATCCGTTTCTGGATTTCACAGGAGCGCGTCCGACATCGACGATTGGTGTCGTCATCTTTGCTGCGTTTCTCGGATTTGCCTATTTGGCACTGGTGAGACGGGATGAAGAGAACGCGAATTTAGTGAAGAAGGGGATTGATGCCCTCTATTCATTAATCATGGGTGTCGTGCGGATCGTGCTTCGGTTGACGCCTTATGGAATTTTGGCGATCATCGCAAGGACGGTTGCAACATCCGACTTTGCAGCAATCTTTAGCTTAGGGAAATTTGTCCTTGCTTCGTATGCCGCATTGCTTGTCATGTTCCTCATTCATTTGATCATCATAACAGTATCCGGATTGAATCCGGTCACGTATGTGAAGAAGACTGCAGAAGCTTTGCTGTTCGCTTTCTCGTCAAGATCGAGTGCAGGTACTTTACCACTTAACATCAAAACACAAACCGATCGCCTTGGCGTTCCGGACGGGATTGCAAACTTTGCGGGCTCATTCGGATTGTCAATCGGACAGAACGGCTGTGCAGGCGTGTATCCGGCGATGCTCGCTGTCATGATCGCACCGACTGTCGGTCAGAATCCATTGGAGCCGACATTCCTGATCACATTGATTGTGATCGTCGCTATCAGTTCGTTCGGTGTTGCTGGAGTTGGCGGGGGAGCTACATTCGCAGCGATTCTCGTGTTGTCCGCTTTGAATCTCCCGGTTGCATTGGCAGGTTTGTTGATTTCAGTTGAACCGCTGATCGATATGGGACGTACTGCGTTGAACGTTAGCGGTTCGATGACCGCGGGTGTTACAACTGCTAGGGTTAATGGAGAGTTGGATAAGGAAATCTTTAACGGTTCGATTGAGCATCAGTCAATCGAGGCATAA
- a CDS encoding helix-turn-helix domain-containing protein, with translation MGTLGERIRTLRKQRKMTLEALAGDQLTKGMLSLIENNKANPSMESLSYIAERLGVEMSELLEENDTQELREVLKTAEQLFIVDFDELTDEHGKILDLVGPYVEKLTQGYEAARLLDIYGRSLYYEKQDGWQELLDKAADIYDQMNITRRFAAVGIFRSLVKFTEHDYNAALELLLAERSQAEARNGLIDPLTRLDFDYLEAVLHYAVGNAEEAIRVMNEGIEYSKEKQVFYRIDHLYRLATFHAMMNEDVEAMEYYERKIELYGEFADDEEAILFTKFARVHYLTSYKKEYKKALDLINGHYGEVHLTKSHRPYSYMEKGKALYGLGKYEEALACFGKIVIADYVHHPFDLSIFYEKDAYAALCHQALGDEVEAIRSIDIAVNNISDMPHTPYKDFIMDTNLLIRRT, from the coding sequence ATGGGTACGTTAGGCGAACGGATCAGGACGCTGCGAAAACAGCGGAAGATGACATTGGAAGCATTGGCAGGCGATCAGCTGACAAAGGGAATGCTCAGTTTAATTGAGAACAATAAAGCGAATCCATCGATGGAGAGCTTATCGTATATCGCGGAGCGACTGGGTGTTGAAATGTCCGAGCTTTTGGAAGAGAACGACACGCAGGAATTGAGAGAAGTGTTGAAAACTGCAGAGCAACTGTTCATTGTAGATTTCGATGAACTGACGGATGAACACGGAAAGATCCTCGATTTAGTGGGACCGTATGTGGAGAAATTGACACAAGGCTATGAAGCTGCGAGACTGTTGGATATTTACGGTCGCAGCCTATACTACGAAAAGCAGGATGGTTGGCAGGAACTTTTAGACAAGGCGGCAGACATTTACGATCAAATGAATATTACCCGCCGATTTGCAGCGGTCGGCATATTCCGGTCGCTAGTGAAATTCACAGAGCATGATTACAATGCCGCCCTTGAGCTATTATTGGCCGAGCGATCCCAAGCTGAGGCACGAAATGGGCTTATCGATCCCCTCACTCGTCTTGACTTCGATTATTTAGAGGCAGTGCTGCACTATGCGGTCGGGAATGCGGAAGAAGCGATCCGCGTCATGAATGAAGGTATTGAGTATTCAAAGGAAAAACAGGTTTTTTACCGGATTGATCATCTGTATCGCTTGGCAACCTTCCACGCAATGATGAATGAGGATGTAGAAGCAATGGAGTATTATGAGCGAAAGATAGAGCTTTACGGGGAATTTGCTGATGATGAAGAAGCAATCCTCTTCACTAAATTTGCAAGGGTCCATTATTTAACCTCCTATAAAAAGGAGTATAAGAAGGCTTTGGATCTTATCAATGGGCATTATGGTGAAGTTCATCTCACCAAATCGCACAGGCCCTATTCCTATATGGAAAAAGGAAAAGCTTTATACGGCCTAGGAAAATATGAAGAGGCACTTGCCTGCTTCGGGAAAATTGTAATTGCGGATTATGTGCACCATCCATTCGATTTATCGATTTTCTACGAGAAGGATGCGTATGCCGCTCTTTGCCATCAGGCCCTAGGGGATGAAGTCGAAGCTATCCGATCAATTGACATCGCAGTGAATAATATTTCCGATATGCCACACACACCTTATAAAGATTTCATTATGGATACGAATCTCTTGATTCGGAGAACATGA
- a CDS encoding Lmo0850 family protein: protein MANEKVDLKKIISNLAKLGVSATATKSRMEMLKALAPPVNDPQIQS from the coding sequence ATGGCGAATGAAAAGGTTGATTTGAAAAAAATCATCTCCAACTTGGCGAAGTTGGGTGTTTCGGCAACAGCAACTAAATCCCGTATGGAAATGCTGAAAGCCCTCGCGCCACCTGTAAATGACCCGCAAATACAGTCATAA
- a CDS encoding D-alanine--D-alanine ligase: MKKKLGLVYGGKSAEHEVSLSTATAVTNAIDFDKYEVIPVYITYEGEWRKGEPLAAPAESIEELRLEHVGGKPDSIHDFLNGNGTPDIILPLLHGTNGEDGTVQGLFEVMNIPYAGNGVLSSSAGMDKVVMKQLFAQAGLKQVPYVHFIRTQWKKDQQYWVEKMEKELTFPMFVKPANLGSSVGISKATDHESLIAAVNFALKFDRKIIVEQGVTAREIEVGILGNDDPACSVLGEIKPVAAFYDYEAKYQDGSTELLIPAPVTDEVETTLKDMAIRAFKVLDCAGLVRADFFVTDEDEVLINEINTMPGFTPTSMFPLLWQNTGTSYPELIDRLIELALERHEEKKQIQYTMD, translated from the coding sequence ATGAAAAAGAAACTGGGTTTAGTGTATGGCGGCAAATCAGCTGAGCACGAAGTATCCCTATCAACTGCCACGGCGGTTACAAATGCGATTGACTTTGATAAATATGAAGTGATTCCTGTATATATAACGTATGAAGGCGAGTGGAGGAAAGGCGAGCCTCTCGCAGCTCCTGCCGAATCGATCGAGGAATTGCGGTTGGAACACGTTGGAGGAAAGCCCGACAGCATCCATGATTTTTTGAATGGAAACGGGACACCTGACATCATCCTTCCACTGTTGCACGGAACGAACGGGGAAGATGGAACGGTTCAAGGACTGTTTGAAGTGATGAACATCCCGTATGCAGGCAATGGCGTACTATCTTCTTCTGCGGGCATGGATAAAGTCGTCATGAAGCAGCTATTCGCACAAGCCGGACTGAAGCAAGTTCCTTACGTCCATTTCATCCGCACTCAATGGAAAAAGGACCAACAGTACTGGGTTGAAAAAATGGAGAAGGAATTGACGTTCCCGATGTTCGTTAAGCCTGCAAACTTGGGTTCAAGTGTAGGCATCAGCAAGGCGACGGATCATGAGAGCCTTATCGCCGCAGTCAATTTCGCTTTGAAATTTGATCGAAAAATTATCGTTGAGCAAGGAGTCACTGCGCGTGAAATCGAAGTCGGCATCCTTGGCAATGATGATCCGGCGTGTTCCGTCCTCGGGGAGATTAAACCCGTTGCGGCATTTTATGATTATGAAGCGAAATACCAGGATGGCAGTACGGAATTGCTCATTCCTGCCCCGGTGACTGACGAAGTGGAAACCACATTGAAGGATATGGCGATCCGTGCATTCAAAGTGCTTGATTGTGCAGGGCTCGTACGGGCTGACTTTTTCGTGACGGACGAGGATGAAGTGCTCATCAATGAGATCAACACGATGCCTGGCTTCACGCCGACGAGCATGTTCCCGCTGCTATGGCAGAATACAG
- a CDS encoding S41 family peptidase: protein MEKIFKQIVDIMQNDYAGWKDKRGCDRPEHFLELIKGNDQLSNKEFKEIVEEYLLDFNDRHIHFIMENADNEQPKDRGFKVRRYKDRLYVTEVDSEERLEPGMSIVSLGGKSILELKELYQRRLNENHPERENWAPILMLYPEGEVVGANGKQKFTFGLYDKKPYVPTYSVEKRQDTVFITMTDFANPDAIAKMVVDNKEFLETTEKWIIDVRVNYGGSDASIYPLLPYLMPEEGMELAGSDDDKMLINCTEASAIRVLPELEEMLAGTDDEHARHVLEVFKNEWERNRGKGFVEFDFGDMVSDTFVKGMKHPSSIIVLTDVYCGSSGDSFVELVKKSNKVTVIGRATMGLNDYANLVSMNWEEGFELMYPSSRLTRIDKGQGMTGVGITPHIHIPWTPEHIEKDVDVEKALDLLSRSSVEVN from the coding sequence ATGGAAAAGATTTTTAAACAAATTGTAGACATTATGCAGAACGACTATGCGGGTTGGAAGGATAAGCGAGGGTGTGACAGACCAGAGCATTTCCTTGAATTGATTAAAGGGAATGATCAGTTGTCGAATAAGGAATTCAAGGAAATTGTTGAAGAGTACTTGCTCGATTTCAACGATCGACATATTCATTTCATTATGGAAAACGCGGACAATGAACAGCCGAAAGACCGCGGCTTCAAAGTGCGACGCTACAAAGATCGGCTGTATGTTACGGAAGTGGATTCGGAGGAGCGGCTTGAGCCTGGGATGAGTATTGTTTCGTTGGGTGGAAAAAGCATCCTTGAATTGAAGGAACTTTATCAAAGAAGGCTGAATGAAAACCATCCTGAGCGGGAGAATTGGGCACCGATCTTAATGCTTTATCCGGAAGGCGAAGTAGTAGGCGCAAATGGAAAGCAGAAATTCACATTCGGCTTATATGATAAAAAACCTTATGTCCCGACGTATTCTGTAGAGAAGAGGCAAGACACGGTTTTTATTACGATGACCGATTTTGCAAATCCGGACGCCATCGCGAAAATGGTCGTGGACAATAAAGAGTTTCTTGAAACGACGGAGAAGTGGATTATCGATGTACGCGTAAATTATGGCGGATCTGATGCCAGTATTTATCCATTGCTTCCTTATTTGATGCCTGAAGAGGGTATGGAGCTGGCGGGGTCTGACGATGATAAAATGTTGATTAATTGCACGGAAGCAAGCGCGATTCGTGTTTTGCCTGAACTGGAGGAGATGCTTGCAGGAACGGATGATGAGCACGCGCGTCATGTATTGGAAGTTTTTAAAAACGAATGGGAGCGCAATCGTGGGAAAGGATTCGTGGAATTTGATTTTGGCGATATGGTTAGCGATACCTTCGTCAAAGGAATGAAACACCCTTCCTCAATTATTGTTTTGACGGATGTTTATTGTGGCAGTTCGGGAGACTCCTTTGTGGAACTTGTAAAAAAATCTAATAAAGTGACGGTCATTGGCAGGGCGACTATGGGACTGAATGATTACGCGAACTTGGTTAGCATGAATTGGGAGGAAGGTTTTGAGCTGATGTATCCATCTTCCCGTTTAACCAGAATTGATAAAGGGCAGGGCATGACGGGCGTTGGCATTACGCCGCATATTCATATTCCATGGACACCGGAGCATATTGAGAAAGATGTGGATGTGGAGAAGGCTTTAGATCTTCTGTCGAGAAGTAGTGTTGAAGTGAACTAA